Proteins from a single region of Elusimicrobiota bacterium:
- a CDS encoding glycosyltransferase, whose amino-acid sequence MMNPPTIGLVVPCYREQESIAELLQQVRVALPEVRIVVVDDSPDLLTVKAVEELALDGVRMIHRDAKEGRGSAVLLGMKELLSQGCLRIIEMDADFSHPPSQVAELEQGLRGRGLDLLIASRYLPQSSIENWPWTRLLFSRFANLVARALLGVPITDYTNGFRAYSREAAECVTATCGRMGKGFIPLSETLLNLHNRGYRIGETPTIFVNRLRGESSVNTEELWNAASGVLRIFLRLRMKALFFPPKNHRSNRR is encoded by the coding sequence ATGATGAACCCTCCCACTATCGGCCTCGTCGTCCCTTGTTATCGGGAACAGGAGAGCATCGCCGAGCTTCTCCAGCAGGTGCGCGTCGCCCTGCCCGAAGTCCGCATCGTCGTCGTGGACGACTCCCCGGACCTATTGACCGTCAAGGCCGTCGAGGAACTCGCCCTGGACGGCGTGCGGATGATCCACCGGGACGCGAAAGAAGGACGCGGCTCCGCCGTACTCCTGGGGATGAAGGAACTGCTCTCCCAGGGGTGCCTCCGCATCATCGAGATGGATGCGGACTTCTCCCACCCCCCCTCCCAAGTCGCAGAGTTGGAACAGGGGCTACGAGGACGCGGACTGGACCTGCTCATCGCCAGCCGCTATCTTCCCCAGAGCAGCATCGAAAACTGGCCTTGGACGCGCCTCCTCTTCTCCCGCTTCGCAAACCTTGTCGCGCGGGCCCTGCTCGGCGTACCGATCACCGACTACACGAACGGCTTCCGCGCCTATTCGCGCGAAGCCGCCGAGTGCGTCACGGCCACCTGCGGGCGGATGGGAAAGGGCTTCATCCCTCTCAGTGAGACCCTCCTCAATCTCCATAATCGCGGATACCGGATCGGAGAGACTCCCACGATCTTCGTCAATCGCCTGCGCGGAGAAAGCTCGGTCAACACCGAGGAGCTCTGGAACGCCGCGTCCGGTGTCCTGCGGATCTTCCTGCGCCTGCGCATGAAGGCCCTCTTCTTCCCGCCAAAGAATCATCGCTCCAACCGCCGTTAG